In Kitasatospora gansuensis, a genomic segment contains:
- a CDS encoding ATP-dependent Clp protease ATP-binding subunit: MFERFTDRARRVVVLAQEEARMLNHNYIGTEHILLGLIHEGEGVAAKALESLGISLEAVRQQVEEIIGQGQQAPSGHIPFTPRAKKVLELSLREALQLGHNYIGTEHILLGLIREGEGVAAQVLVKLGADLNRVRQQVIQLLSGYQGTGKESATAGGPAEGTPSTSLVLDQFGRNLTQAAREAKLDPVIGREKEIERVMQVLSRRTKNNPVLIGEPGVGKTAVVEGLAQAIVKGEVPETLKDKQLYTLDLGALVAGSRYRGDFEERLKKVLKEIRTRGDIILFIDELHTLVGAGAAEGAIDAASILKPMLARGELQTIGATTLDEYRKHLEKDAALERRFQPIQVAEPSLPHTIEILKGLRDRYEAHHRVSITDAALVAAATLADRYISDRFLPDKAIDLIDEAGSRMRIRRMTAPPDLREFDEKIADVRREKESAIDAQDFEKAASLRDDEKQLLTAKAKREKEWKAGDMDVVAEVDEELIAEVLATATGIPVFKLTEEESSRLLRMEDELHKRVIGQTDAIKALSKAIRRTRAGLKDPKRPGGSFIFAGPSGVGKTELSKTLAQFLFGDEDALISLDMSEFSEKHTVSRLFGSPPGYVGYEEGGQLTEKVRRKPFSVVLFDEVEKAHPDIFNSLLQILEDGRLTDSQGRVVDFKNTVIIMTTNLGTRDISKGFNLGFAATGDATTGYERMKAKVSEELKQHFRPEFLNRVDDIVVFHQLSEEDIIQIVDLMIDKVDGRLKDRDMGLELSIDAKKLLAKRGYDPLLGARPLRRTIQREIEDHLSEKILFGELRAGHIVVVGVEGEGKEAKFTFRGEEKSPVADSPAAVASAGPDLTK, from the coding sequence ATGTTCGAGAGGTTCACCGACCGCGCGCGGCGGGTTGTCGTCCTGGCTCAGGAAGAAGCCCGGATGCTCAACCACAACTACATCGGCACCGAGCACATCCTCCTGGGCCTGATCCACGAGGGCGAGGGTGTCGCCGCCAAGGCCCTGGAGAGCCTCGGGATCTCTCTTGAGGCCGTCCGCCAGCAGGTCGAAGAGATCATCGGTCAGGGCCAGCAGGCCCCGTCCGGCCACATTCCCTTCACACCTCGGGCGAAGAAGGTCCTGGAGCTGTCGCTCCGCGAGGCCCTTCAGCTCGGCCACAACTACATCGGCACCGAGCACATCCTGCTCGGCCTCATCCGCGAGGGCGAGGGCGTCGCCGCCCAGGTCCTGGTGAAGCTGGGTGCCGACCTCAACCGGGTGCGTCAGCAGGTCATCCAGCTGCTCTCCGGTTACCAGGGCACCGGCAAGGAGTCGGCCACGGCCGGCGGCCCCGCCGAGGGCACCCCCTCCACCTCGCTGGTCCTGGACCAGTTCGGGCGCAACCTCACCCAGGCCGCCCGCGAGGCCAAGCTCGACCCGGTGATCGGGCGCGAGAAGGAGATCGAGCGGGTCATGCAGGTGCTGTCCCGCCGCACCAAGAACAACCCCGTGCTGATCGGTGAGCCCGGCGTCGGCAAGACCGCCGTGGTCGAGGGCCTGGCCCAGGCGATCGTCAAGGGTGAGGTCCCGGAGACGCTGAAGGACAAGCAGCTCTACACGCTCGACCTCGGCGCGCTGGTCGCGGGCTCCCGCTACCGCGGTGACTTCGAGGAGCGCCTGAAGAAGGTGCTCAAGGAGATCCGCACCCGCGGCGACATCATCCTGTTCATCGACGAGCTGCACACCCTGGTCGGCGCGGGCGCCGCCGAGGGTGCGATCGACGCGGCCTCGATCCTGAAGCCGATGCTGGCCCGCGGTGAGCTCCAGACCATCGGTGCCACCACGCTCGACGAGTACCGCAAGCACCTGGAGAAGGACGCCGCGCTGGAGCGCCGCTTCCAGCCGATCCAGGTCGCGGAGCCGTCGCTGCCGCACACCATCGAGATCCTCAAGGGTCTGCGCGACCGCTACGAGGCGCACCACCGGGTGTCCATCACCGATGCCGCGCTGGTCGCCGCCGCCACCCTGGCCGACCGCTACATCTCGGACCGCTTCCTGCCGGACAAGGCGATCGACCTGATCGACGAGGCCGGTTCCCGGATGCGCATCCGCCGGATGACCGCGCCGCCGGACCTGCGCGAGTTCGACGAGAAGATCGCCGACGTGCGCCGGGAGAAGGAGAGCGCGATCGACGCGCAGGACTTCGAGAAGGCCGCCTCGCTGCGCGACGACGAGAAGCAGCTCCTCACCGCGAAGGCGAAGCGGGAGAAGGAGTGGAAGGCCGGCGACATGGACGTCGTCGCCGAGGTGGACGAGGAGCTGATCGCGGAGGTCCTGGCCACCGCCACCGGCATCCCGGTCTTCAAGCTCACCGAGGAGGAGTCCTCGCGGCTGCTGCGCATGGAGGACGAGCTGCACAAGCGCGTCATCGGCCAGACGGACGCCATCAAGGCGCTCTCGAAGGCGATCCGGCGTACCCGTGCGGGCCTCAAGGACCCGAAGCGTCCCGGCGGTTCGTTCATCTTCGCCGGTCCGTCCGGTGTCGGTAAGACCGAGCTCTCCAAGACGCTGGCGCAGTTCCTGTTCGGCGACGAGGACGCGCTGATCTCCCTCGACATGTCGGAGTTCAGCGAGAAGCACACCGTCTCGCGGCTGTTCGGCTCGCCCCCCGGCTACGTCGGGTACGAGGAGGGCGGCCAGCTCACCGAGAAGGTGCGCCGCAAGCCGTTCTCGGTCGTGCTCTTCGACGAGGTCGAGAAGGCCCACCCGGACATCTTCAACTCGCTGCTGCAGATCCTGGAGGACGGTCGACTGACCGATTCCCAGGGTCGAGTTGTCGACTTCAAGAACACCGTCATCATCATGACGACCAACCTCGGCACCCGGGACATCTCCAAGGGCTTCAACCTCGGCTTCGCGGCCACGGGTGACGCCACCACCGGGTACGAGCGGATGAAGGCAAAGGTCAGCGAGGAGCTCAAGCAGCACTTCCGGCCCGAGTTCCTGAACCGTGTCGACGACATCGTGGTCTTCCACCAGCTGTCCGAGGAAGACATCATCCAGATCGTCGACCTGATGATCGACAAGGTGGACGGCCGGCTCAAGGACCGCGACATGGGTCTCGAGCTCAGCATCGACGCCAAGAAGCTGCTGGCCAAGCGTGGTTACGACCCGCTGCTGGGTGCGCGTCCGCTGCGTCGCACCATCCAGCGCGAGATCGAGGACCACCTGTCGGAGAAGATCCTCTTCGGCGAGCTGCGGGCCGGCCACATCGTGGTCGTCGGGGTCGAGGGTGAGGGCAAGGAAGCCAAGTTCACCTTCCGCGGCGAGGAGAAGTCGCCGGTGGCGGACTCTCCCGCGGCGGTCGCCTCGGCCGGTCCCGATCTGACCAAGTAA
- a CDS encoding histone-like nucleoid-structuring protein Lsr2, protein MAQRVQVILEDDLDGGSADETVTFALDGVAYEIDLKSANADKLRGLLAPYVDKGRKQSGRLAGARRGTARGAGRPAAGAPDTAKIRAWAKENGFEVNDRGRVPSNVREAYEAANPS, encoded by the coding sequence GTGGCACAGAGGGTGCAGGTCATTCTTGAAGACGATCTCGACGGCGGCTCGGCGGACGAGACCGTGACGTTCGCCCTGGACGGCGTGGCCTACGAGATCGACCTGAAGAGCGCGAACGCGGACAAGCTGCGCGGGCTGCTGGCCCCGTACGTCGACAAGGGCCGCAAGCAGAGCGGCCGGCTGGCCGGGGCCCGTCGGGGCACCGCCCGCGGCGCGGGCCGCCCGGCGGCGGGTGCGCCGGACACCGCGAAGATCCGCGCGTGGGCCAAGGAGAACGGGTTCGAGGTCAACGACCGCGGCCGCGTCCCGAGCAACGTGCGCGAGGCGTACGAGGCGGCCAACCCGTCCTGA
- a CDS encoding amino-acid N-acetyltransferase gives MEVTIRRARTSDVRAVRRLIDGYSRDGILLDKPTVTLFESVQEFWVAERDDTGLVVACGALHVMWEDLAEVRTLAVDPSCRGLGVGHLLLDKLVHTARWLGVRRIFCLTFEVPFFAKHGFVEIGETDDDTSDPAAIATDVYEELLRSYDEGVAEFLDLERVKPNTLGNSRMLLRL, from the coding sequence ATGGAGGTCACCATCCGCCGGGCGCGGACCAGCGATGTGCGTGCAGTGCGGCGGCTCATCGACGGCTACTCGCGGGACGGCATTCTGCTCGACAAGCCCACCGTGACACTGTTCGAATCCGTACAGGAGTTCTGGGTCGCCGAACGCGACGACACCGGCCTGGTGGTCGCCTGCGGCGCACTGCACGTGATGTGGGAAGACCTGGCCGAGGTCCGCACGCTGGCCGTCGACCCGTCCTGCCGTGGCCTGGGCGTCGGCCACCTGCTGCTGGACAAGCTGGTGCACACCGCCCGCTGGCTGGGTGTCCGTCGGATTTTCTGCTTGACGTTCGAGGTCCCGTTCTTCGCGAAACACGGTTTCGTCGAGATCGGCGAAACCGATGATGATACGTCAGACCCGGCGGCGATCGCTACGGATGTCTATGAGGAGCTTCTACGTTCGTACGACGAAGGTGTCGCGGAGTTCCTCGACCTGGAGCGGGTGAAGCCCAACACGCTGGGCAACTCAAGGATGCTGCTGCGGCTCTGA
- a CDS encoding BlaI/MecI/CopY family transcriptional regulator produces the protein MVRQLGELENDIMTRVWQWNRPVTVREVLQDLQSEREIAYTTVMTVLDKLFRKGWLRREQVGRAYVYEPVSSREAYTAALMNDAWATSDNPAAALVHFFGLMSPEQREALRDALRVTAPAPADSEVDTGETGST, from the coding sequence ATGGTGCGCCAACTCGGAGAACTCGAGAACGACATCATGACCAGGGTCTGGCAGTGGAACCGCCCGGTCACGGTTCGCGAGGTTCTGCAGGATCTGCAGTCGGAACGTGAAATCGCGTACACCACCGTCATGACGGTGCTCGACAAGCTCTTCAGAAAGGGCTGGCTCCGGCGCGAGCAGGTCGGTCGCGCCTATGTTTATGAGCCGGTCTCGTCCCGCGAGGCATACACCGCGGCCCTCATGAACGATGCCTGGGCCACCAGTGACAATCCGGCCGCGGCACTGGTCCACTTCTTCGGGCTGATGTCCCCCGAGCAACGCGAGGCACTCCGGGACGCCCTCCGGGTCACCGCGCCGGCGCCCGCCGATAGCGAAGTCGATACCGGGGAGACCGGAAGCACCTGA
- the lysX gene encoding bifunctional lysylphosphatidylglycerol synthetase/lysine--tRNA ligase LysX, whose translation MSDQNSIPATDDLPEQMRVRREKLDRLRAAGVDPYPVGFPRTTTIADLRAKHPDLEPDVTTGERAGVTGRVVLARTGGKLCFATLRDGSGDLQVMFSLDKLGPERLAAWKADIDLGDQVGVEGEVITSKRGELSVLVDRWELTAKCLRPLPDKHKGLTDPEARVRQRYVDLIVNPEAREILYLRSKVVRSIRRTYEERGYIEVETPMLQPVHGGANARPFTTHINAYDIDLFLRIAPELYLKRLVVGGAEKVFEINRNFRNEGADSTHNPEFTSLESYEAYGDYDTQAELIRATIVNAARDALGTTVVRGIGPDGAEHEIDLAEPWAEVSVYPGISAHLGTEVTPETGVAELRELADKAGIPYEKEWGHGQIVLEMVERLLEHHAIKPTFIKDYPTEVSPLTRQHRSLPGVAEKWDLVIFGTEIGTAYSELVDPVEQRARLTAQSLLAAGGDVEAMQVDEDFLRALEYAMPPTGGLGLGVDRLIMLLTGKNIRETVLFPIVKPTVKAAKAEAGAEDSADSEEE comes from the coding sequence GTGAGCGATCAGAACAGCATCCCCGCGACCGACGACCTTCCCGAGCAGATGCGCGTCCGGCGCGAGAAGCTGGACCGGCTCCGGGCGGCCGGCGTCGACCCGTACCCGGTCGGCTTCCCGCGCACCACCACCATCGCCGACCTGCGGGCCAAGCACCCCGACCTGGAGCCGGACGTCACCACCGGCGAGCGGGCCGGCGTGACCGGGCGCGTGGTGCTGGCCCGGACCGGCGGCAAGCTCTGCTTCGCCACCCTGCGGGACGGCTCGGGCGACCTCCAGGTGATGTTCTCCCTGGACAAGCTGGGCCCGGAGCGGCTGGCGGCCTGGAAGGCCGACATCGACCTCGGCGACCAGGTGGGCGTCGAGGGCGAGGTGATCACCTCCAAGCGCGGCGAGCTCTCGGTCCTGGTGGACCGCTGGGAGCTGACCGCCAAGTGCCTGCGCCCGCTGCCGGACAAGCACAAGGGCCTGACCGACCCGGAGGCCCGGGTCCGCCAGCGCTACGTGGACCTGATCGTGAACCCGGAGGCGCGGGAGATCCTCTACCTGCGCAGCAAGGTGGTCCGCTCGATCCGCCGCACCTACGAGGAGCGCGGCTACATCGAGGTGGAGACCCCGATGCTGCAGCCGGTGCACGGCGGCGCCAACGCCCGCCCGTTCACCACCCACATCAACGCGTACGACATCGACCTCTTCCTGCGGATCGCCCCGGAGCTGTACCTCAAGCGCCTGGTGGTCGGCGGCGCCGAGAAGGTCTTCGAGATCAACCGCAACTTCCGGAACGAGGGCGCGGACTCCACCCACAACCCGGAGTTCACCTCGCTGGAGTCGTACGAGGCGTACGGCGACTACGACACCCAGGCCGAGCTGATCCGGGCCACCATCGTGAACGCGGCCCGGGACGCGCTCGGCACCACCGTGGTGCGCGGCATCGGCCCGGACGGCGCGGAGCACGAGATCGACCTGGCCGAGCCGTGGGCCGAGGTCAGCGTCTACCCCGGCATCTCCGCGCACCTGGGCACCGAGGTCACCCCGGAGACCGGTGTGGCCGAGCTGCGCGAGCTGGCCGACAAGGCCGGCATCCCGTACGAGAAGGAGTGGGGCCACGGCCAGATCGTGCTGGAGATGGTCGAGCGGCTGCTCGAGCACCACGCGATCAAGCCGACCTTCATCAAGGACTACCCGACCGAGGTCTCCCCGCTGACCCGTCAGCACCGCTCGCTCCCGGGCGTGGCCGAGAAGTGGGACCTGGTCATCTTCGGCACCGAGATCGGCACCGCCTACTCCGAGCTGGTCGACCCGGTCGAGCAGCGGGCCCGGCTGACCGCGCAGTCGCTGCTGGCGGCCGGCGGCGACGTCGAGGCGATGCAGGTGGACGAGGACTTCCTCCGCGCGCTGGAGTACGCGATGCCGCCGACCGGTGGCCTCGGCCTCGGGGTGGACCGCCTGATCATGCTGCTGACCGGCAAGAACATCCGTGAGACGGTGCTCTTCCCGATCGTGAAGCCGACCGTCAAGGCCGCCAAGGCCGAGGCCGGTGCCGAAGATTCCGCAGATTCCGAAGAGGAGTGA
- a CDS encoding type III pantothenate kinase — protein sequence MLLTIDVGNTQTTLGLFDGEEIVEHWRISTDPRRTADELAVLMQGLMGSHPIVSAEDRIEGLAICSSVPAVLHELREVTRRYYGDVPAVIVEPGVKTGVHVLMDNPKEVGADRIVNALAANHLYGGPCIVVDFGTATTFDAINERGDYVGGAIAPGIEISVEALGVRGAQLRKIELARPRNVIGKNTVEGMQSGILYGFAGQVDGLVERMAKELAKDPDDVQVIATGGLAPLVLGEAGSIDVHEPWLTLIGLRLVYERNKPATA from the coding sequence GTGCTCCTCACCATCGACGTCGGCAACACCCAGACCACGCTCGGCCTGTTCGACGGCGAGGAGATCGTGGAGCACTGGCGGATCTCCACCGACCCGCGCCGTACCGCCGACGAACTCGCGGTGCTGATGCAGGGCCTGATGGGCTCTCACCCGATCGTCTCGGCCGAGGACCGGATCGAGGGTCTGGCGATCTGCTCCTCCGTGCCCGCCGTGCTCCACGAGCTCCGCGAGGTGACCCGCCGTTACTACGGCGACGTGCCCGCGGTGATCGTGGAGCCGGGGGTGAAGACCGGGGTGCACGTCCTGATGGACAACCCCAAGGAGGTCGGCGCCGACCGGATCGTCAACGCGCTGGCCGCCAACCACCTCTACGGCGGCCCGTGCATCGTGGTCGACTTCGGCACCGCGACCACCTTCGACGCGATCAACGAGCGCGGCGACTACGTCGGCGGCGCGATCGCCCCCGGCATCGAGATCTCGGTCGAGGCGCTCGGGGTCCGGGGCGCCCAGCTGCGCAAGATCGAGCTGGCCCGGCCCCGGAACGTGATCGGCAAGAACACCGTCGAGGGCATGCAGTCCGGCATCCTGTACGGCTTCGCCGGGCAGGTCGACGGGCTGGTCGAGCGGATGGCCAAGGAGCTCGCCAAGGACCCGGACGACGTCCAGGTGATCGCCACCGGCGGCCTGGCCCCGCTGGTCCTGGGCGAGGCGGGCAGCATCGACGTGCACGAGCCCTGGCTCACCCTGATCGGCCTCCGGCTGGTCTACGAGCGCAACAAGCCGGCCACCGCCTGA
- the nadC gene encoding carboxylating nicotinate-nucleotide diphosphorylase produces the protein MSHTHEELPLADQVAGCGDGCGCGDGEAYETGLDPALAEMLEAAGLDPVEVEDIATLALAEDLAGGEDVTSVATVPADAVATADFTARQAGVVAGLRIAEAVVSLVCEEEFEVERHVEDGDRVEAGQVLLSVRSRTRDLLTAERSALNLLCRLSGIATATRAWADALEGTKAQVRDTRKTTPGLRSLEKFAVRAGGGSNHRMSLSDAALVKDNHVVAAGGVAEAFRAVRAAYPELPVEIEVDRLDQIPPVLEAGADLILLDNFTVAELQQAVELVNGRAKLEASGGLTLATAHEVAQTGVDYLAVGALTHSSPILDIGLDLRSS, from the coding sequence ATGTCCCACACCCACGAGGAACTCCCGCTCGCCGACCAGGTCGCCGGCTGTGGCGACGGCTGCGGCTGCGGCGACGGCGAGGCGTACGAGACCGGCCTGGACCCGGCGCTCGCGGAGATGCTGGAGGCGGCCGGCCTCGACCCGGTCGAGGTGGAAGACATCGCGACCCTCGCGCTGGCCGAGGACCTGGCCGGCGGCGAGGACGTCACCTCGGTCGCCACCGTCCCGGCCGACGCGGTCGCCACCGCGGACTTCACGGCCCGTCAGGCCGGCGTGGTGGCCGGTCTGCGGATCGCCGAGGCCGTGGTCTCGCTGGTCTGCGAGGAGGAGTTCGAGGTCGAGCGGCACGTCGAGGACGGCGACCGGGTGGAGGCCGGCCAGGTGCTGCTCTCGGTCCGCAGCCGTACCCGCGACCTGCTCACCGCCGAGCGCAGCGCGCTGAACCTGCTCTGCCGGCTGTCCGGGATCGCCACCGCGACCCGCGCCTGGGCGGACGCCCTGGAGGGCACCAAGGCGCAGGTCAGGGACACCCGCAAGACCACGCCGGGCCTGCGCTCGCTGGAGAAGTTCGCGGTCCGCGCGGGCGGCGGCAGCAACCACCGGATGTCGCTCTCGGACGCCGCGCTGGTGAAGGACAACCACGTGGTCGCGGCGGGCGGTGTCGCCGAGGCGTTCCGCGCCGTCCGGGCCGCGTACCCGGAGCTGCCGGTGGAGATCGAGGTGGACCGCCTCGACCAGATCCCGCCGGTGCTGGAGGCGGGCGCCGACCTGATCCTGCTCGACAACTTCACCGTCGCCGAGCTGCAGCAGGCCGTCGAACTGGTCAACGGCCGGGCCAAGCTGGAGGCTTCGGGCGGGCTGACCCTGGCCACCGCGCACGAGGTCGCCCAGACTGGGGTCGACTACCTGGCCGTCGGCGCGCTCACCCACTCCTCGCCGATCCTGGACATCGGCCTGGACCTCCGCTCTTCCTGA
- a CDS encoding L-aspartate oxidase, with product MTVSHRLTAPAPGWTSTTDVVVVGSGVAGLTVALNVRKAGLRAMVVTKAMLDDGSTRWAQGGIAAALGEGDTPEQHLADTLVAGAGLCDEAAVRTLVTEGPDAVRHLIATGAAFDLDAEGEILLTREGGHHRRRIAHAGGDATGAEISRALVSAVRSDPGLELIEHALVLDLLTDADGHAAGLTLHVMGEGQRDGVGAIRARAVVLATGGMGQIFSATTNPAVSTGDGVALALRAGAEVTDLEFVQFHPTVLWLGAEAEGQQPLVSEAVRGEGAHLVDADGVRFMVGQHELAELAPRDIVAKAITRRMQELGTEHMYLDGRHFGAEMWAERFPTILASCRSHGIDPVTELIPVAPAAHYASGGVRTDLLGRTTVPGLYACGEVACTGVHGANRLASNSLLEGLVFAERIAADLTARHRAGQLPERSVDVAGARAAKAVPLLAPEARADIQHLMSTGAGVLRSAASMAATTAGLARLTADEKSADPAVESWEATNLHSVATALVAAAAQREETRGCHWREDFPDRDDAVWLRHIISPVRGSGNGDADLVKG from the coding sequence ATGACCGTCTCGCACCGCCTCACCGCCCCGGCCCCCGGCTGGACCAGCACCACGGACGTGGTCGTGGTCGGCTCCGGGGTGGCCGGGCTCACCGTCGCCCTCAACGTCCGCAAGGCCGGCCTGCGGGCCATGGTGGTCACCAAGGCGATGCTCGACGACGGCTCGACCCGCTGGGCCCAGGGCGGCATCGCCGCCGCCCTGGGCGAGGGCGACACCCCCGAACAGCACCTGGCCGACACCCTGGTGGCCGGCGCCGGGCTCTGCGACGAGGCGGCCGTCCGCACCCTGGTCACCGAAGGCCCGGACGCCGTACGGCACTTGATCGCCACCGGCGCCGCCTTCGACCTGGACGCCGAGGGCGAGATCCTGCTCACCCGGGAGGGCGGCCACCACCGCCGCCGGATCGCGCACGCCGGCGGCGACGCCACCGGGGCGGAGATATCGCGCGCCCTGGTCTCCGCCGTCCGCTCCGACCCCGGGCTCGAACTCATCGAGCACGCCCTGGTGTTGGACCTGCTCACCGACGCCGACGGCCACGCCGCCGGGCTCACCCTGCACGTGATGGGCGAGGGCCAGCGGGACGGCGTCGGCGCGATCCGGGCCCGCGCCGTGGTGCTGGCCACCGGCGGCATGGGCCAGATCTTCTCGGCCACCACCAACCCGGCGGTCTCCACCGGCGACGGCGTCGCGCTCGCGCTGCGCGCCGGGGCCGAGGTGACCGACCTGGAGTTCGTCCAGTTCCACCCGACCGTGCTCTGGCTCGGCGCCGAGGCCGAGGGCCAGCAGCCGCTGGTCTCCGAGGCGGTCCGCGGCGAGGGCGCCCACCTGGTGGACGCCGACGGGGTCCGCTTCATGGTCGGGCAGCACGAGCTGGCCGAGCTGGCCCCCCGGGACATCGTCGCCAAGGCGATCACCCGGCGGATGCAGGAGCTCGGCACCGAGCACATGTACCTGGACGGACGGCACTTCGGCGCCGAGATGTGGGCCGAGCGCTTCCCGACCATCCTGGCCTCCTGCCGCTCGCACGGCATCGACCCGGTCACCGAGCTGATCCCGGTCGCCCCCGCCGCGCACTACGCCTCCGGCGGCGTCCGCACCGACCTGCTCGGCCGCACCACCGTGCCCGGCCTGTACGCCTGCGGCGAGGTGGCCTGCACCGGCGTGCACGGCGCCAACCGGCTGGCCTCCAACTCCCTGCTGGAGGGCCTGGTCTTCGCCGAACGGATCGCCGCCGACCTGACCGCCCGTCACAGGGCCGGGCAGCTCCCCGAGCGCTCGGTCGACGTGGCCGGCGCCCGGGCCGCCAAGGCCGTCCCGCTGCTCGCCCCCGAGGCCCGCGCGGACATCCAGCACCTGATGTCCACCGGCGCGGGCGTGCTCCGCTCGGCCGCCTCGATGGCCGCCACCACCGCCGGCCTGGCCCGCCTCACCGCCGACGAGAAGTCCGCCGACCCGGCCGTCGAGAGCTGGGAGGCCACCAACCTCCACTCGGTCGCCACCGCCCTGGTCGCCGCGGCGGCCCAACGCGAGGAGACCCGCGGCTGCCACTGGCGCGAGGACTTCCCCGACCGCGACGACGCAGTGTGGCTGAGGCACATCATCAGCCCCGTCAGGGGCTCGGGGAACGGCGACGCCGACCTCGTAAAAGGGTGA
- the panD gene encoding aspartate 1-decarboxylase — MLRTMLKSKIHRATVTQADLHYVGSVTVDEDLLDAADLLPGELVHIVDINNGARLETYTIAGPRGSGVIGINGAAARLVHPGDLVILIAYGQMETAEAKGYVPRVVFVDGENRITGYGTDAAEAPEGSGLLRGDQAYGDGHNAAPSAAR; from the coding sequence ATGCTCCGCACCATGCTCAAGTCCAAGATCCACCGGGCCACCGTGACCCAGGCCGACCTGCACTACGTCGGCTCGGTCACGGTGGACGAGGACCTGCTCGACGCCGCCGACCTGCTCCCCGGGGAGCTGGTCCACATAGTCGACATCAACAACGGCGCCCGGCTGGAGACGTACACGATCGCGGGCCCGCGCGGCTCCGGCGTGATCGGCATCAACGGCGCCGCCGCCCGGCTGGTCCACCCCGGCGACCTGGTCATCCTGATCGCCTACGGCCAGATGGAGACCGCCGAGGCCAAGGGCTACGTGCCCCGGGTGGTCTTCGTGGACGGCGAGAACCGGATCACCGGCTACGGCACCGACGCCGCCGAGGCCCCCGAGGGCAGCGGGCTGCTGCGCGGGGACCAGGCGTACGGTGACGGGCACAACGCGGCGCCCTCGGCCGCGCGCTAA
- the panC gene encoding pantoate--beta-alanine ligase — protein sequence MARGKQQPSKAPKVRKAELTHTIADFEPAFWPDEQPVDNAVVMTMGALHEGHAALIRAARKQVGQDGRVAVTVFVNPLQFGAGEDLDRYPRTLAADVRLAEENGADVVFAPLPEEVYPNGTPQVRVSGGPMGERFEGATRPGHFDGVLTVVAKLLHITDPDFAFFGEKDAQQLAVIQRMVADLDFDVEVIGVPTVREADGLALSSRNRFLSETEREQALALSKALFAGRDVAAQGPKAVRAAASAALDGAEGVTLDYLALIDPDDFTEAADDFQGEAVLAVAAKVGSTRLIDNVRIIVR from the coding sequence ACTTCGAGCCCGCCTTCTGGCCGGACGAGCAGCCGGTGGACAACGCGGTGGTGATGACCATGGGCGCACTGCACGAAGGCCACGCCGCGCTGATCCGGGCCGCCCGCAAGCAGGTCGGCCAGGACGGCCGGGTCGCCGTCACGGTCTTCGTGAACCCCCTCCAGTTCGGCGCCGGCGAGGACCTGGACCGCTACCCGCGCACGCTGGCCGCCGACGTCCGCCTCGCCGAGGAGAACGGCGCGGACGTGGTGTTCGCCCCGCTGCCCGAGGAGGTCTACCCGAACGGGACCCCGCAGGTGCGGGTCTCCGGCGGCCCGATGGGCGAGCGGTTCGAGGGCGCCACCCGCCCGGGCCACTTCGACGGGGTGCTGACCGTGGTGGCGAAGCTGCTGCACATCACCGACCCGGACTTCGCGTTCTTCGGCGAGAAGGACGCCCAGCAGCTCGCGGTCATCCAGCGGATGGTCGCCGACCTGGACTTCGACGTCGAGGTGATCGGCGTCCCGACCGTCCGCGAGGCCGACGGCCTGGCGCTCTCCTCCCGCAACCGCTTCCTCTCGGAGACCGAGCGGGAGCAGGCCCTCGCCCTCTCCAAGGCGCTGTTCGCCGGCCGCGACGTGGCCGCGCAGGGCCCGAAGGCCGTCCGCGCCGCCGCCTCGGCCGCCCTGGACGGCGCCGAGGGTGTCACCCTTGACTACCTCGCCCTGATCGACCCGGACGACTTCACCGAGGCCGCCGACGACTTCCAGGGTGAGGCGGTGCTGGCCGTCGCCGCGAAGGTGGGCTCGACCCGCCTGATCGACAACGTCCGCATCATCGTTCGCTAG